A genomic stretch from Pieris napi chromosome 18, ilPieNapi1.2, whole genome shotgun sequence includes:
- the LOC125058754 gene encoding zinc finger protein draculin-like: MSGKVKGPIIDPAFCRCCRSIKRCRVLTTEYDWKGGKEIYSDMFMDVFGLLLSHLDGENKDNCICATCVGRLREASAFREQVLMCEQLFLNARLQNKDSLTVEIKGEAPSSDDGNDDLPLALCDTSSIVKEEKKSEVCVDTEKTQAKKNGKIKKITKLKKITKTKLKRYGKMKIIAKKVSKKKVAEPDHDEQEMAYENTITIVNNSYICPFRNRISIYYCYYCRDQFTNPEELREHTLSHNPKELFKLSIENKKIPKIDITRIDCRLCDQKIDNLDTFKQHITDTHKLKLFPVKNEFLKFRLTLNNLTCTECNSVFPYFDSLTKHMITHFGTFTCDMCGACFLEKASLRTHINKHFKVEMNFPCEICGKNLKSKYSKRLHIATVHEKKPTVNCYKCEACFLSYALRNRHLIEVHGDSRTFPCKLCDKVYNRRKTLMEHHRRNHLKVFRHQCDMCDQRFYLPSRLKEHMATHTGDKNFRCDFCEKCYPRLQSLQQHMRSHTSN; the protein is encoded by the exons ATGTCTGGTAAAGTAAAAGGCCCTATTATAGATCCAGCTTTCTGCCGCTGTTGTCGTTCTATTAAGCGTTGTCGTGTGTTGACCACGGAATACGATTGGAAAGGAGGCAAAGAGATTTATTCTGATATGTTTATGGATGTCTTTGGATTGCTA CTGTCACATCTCGATGGAGAAAACAAAGACAACTGTATATGTGCAACTTGTGTTGGTCGACTTCGTGAAGCAAGTGCTTTTAGAGAGCAGGTACTGATGTGTGAGCAGCTATTTTTAAATGCCCGACTGCAGAACAAag ATAGTTTAACGGTGGAAATAAAAGGAGAAGCACCAAGCAGTGATGATGGCAACGATGATTTGCCGTTGGCATTGTGTG ATACGAGCAGTATTGTCAAGGAGGAGAAGAAGTCCGAAGTGTGTGTTGATACTGAGAAAACGCAAGCAAAGAAGAATgggaaaataaagaaaattacgaAACTGaagaaaattacaaaaactaaattaaagaGATATGGAAAAATGAAAATCATCgcgaaaaaag tATCAAAGAAGAAAGTAGCCGAACCAGATCATGACGAACAAGAAATGGCGTACGAAAACACAATAACTATAGTAAATAATTCCTACATATGTCCGTTTAGAAACCGAATTAGCATTTACTACTGCTATTACTGCAGAGATCAGTTCACAAACCCCGAGGAACTCCGGGAACACACACTATCACACAACCCCAAAGAACTCTTCAAGCTATCcatcgaaaataaaaaaattccaaaaatcgACATCACCCGCATCGATTGTCGACTGTGCGATCAAAAAATCGACAACCTAGACACATTCAAACAACACATAACCGACacacacaaattaaaattgtttcctGTCAAAAATGAGTTTTTAAAGTTCCGTCTTACATTGAACAATTTGACCTGTACTGAGTGTAATAGCGTGTTCCCATACTTCGATTCATTAACCAAACACATGATCACACACTTCGGTACGTTCACTTGTGATATGTGTGGGGCGTGTTTCCTCGAAAAGGCGTCCCTCAGAACGCACATAAACAAACATTTCAAAGTGGAAATGAATTTTCCGTGCGAGATTTGCgggaaaaacttaaaatccaAATACAGCAAGCGTCTTCATATAGCGACGGTACACGAGAAAAAGCCTACCGTCAATTGTTACAAGTGCGAGGCTTGCTTCCTGTCGTACGCGCTGCGTAATCGTCATTTGATCGAAGTCCACGGTGACAGTCGGACGTTCCCATGTAAATTGTGCGATAAGGTGTACAATAGGCGGAAGACGTTAATGGAGCATCATAGAAGGAATCATTTGAAGGTGTTCAGACATCAGTGCGATATGTGTGACCAACGTTTTTATCTACCCTCACGGTTAAAAGAACACATGGCAACCCATACGGGTGATAAAAATTTTCGATGCGATTTCTGTGAGAAATGTTATCCTAGGTTGCAATCTTTGCAGCAACATATGAGGTCTCATACTTCTAATTAG